One uncultured Carboxylicivirga sp. genomic window, AAATTCTACTCTACAATGAGATTCCTTGAAAATGTTCAATTGCTCAGTGCTCATGGTATCAAAACCATAAAATTTGAGATTGCAGCTTGCGCAATTATTGATAAGCAACTGGGCATTGTTCATATTGAGGCATTTAGATATTGATGTAGGTATATATGATTATAAAAATAATCATTACACAATAAATAACAAATATTAACAAAATAAGTTGAACGTTTTATTTGATTTTTATTCAGATCAGGATTGAGATGAAATGTGAGATAATAATTTGGTATGCAGTAAGTATTGCTTATAATCGTTCTAGATTAGATAAAAAGGTAAAAGTATTACCGAAATACATAATATACAGAAATACAGGCTGTAATGTGTCTTTTATTGATAATTGTCAATCACTACTTGCATTTATTCCATTGTTCTTTTTTTGTTAAAAAACATTAAACTTGTTAAAACTGAAATTATTAAAGGAGGGTTAACAATTAAATCCAAAAAGTATGAAAGAGCTGAAAAAATTAATGTACTTGTTTATTGCAGTTTTAGCTGCTTTAACCATAAGTTGTACGAAAGAAGGTCCTGCTGGTGCTGACGGAGAAAACGGTGAAAATGGAATGGATGGTTCCAATGGTACTGCCGGTTGCGTTCAGTGTCATGTTAATAACGAAAATATGGTACTTAAAGGAGCCATGTGGGAACATTCAGGTCATGCAGAAGGTACTTCATGGGTACGAGGAACAAGTTCCAGTTGTGCACAATGTCATTCATCTCAAGGTTTTCAGGAGTATGTATTAACAGGAACCGTTGAAAATGCACCAAGTATGCCACTACCTGCAAACTGTTACACATGTCATCAAATTCACGAGACATACACTTCAGAGGATTGGACACTTAGAAATCATACAGGTGTTGACTTCATTCAAGGAGGCCTTAATTATGAAGCTAATAATGCAAACGCAAATACTTGTATTACTTGTCACCAATCAAGACCAGTTGATACTATTGACCCAAGCTCATCTGATTTATATACTATTACATCTTATCGTTTCGGTCCTCATCACGGTCCACAGGGTAATATGATTGCTGGTGCTGGAATATCAGGTGCAGTCGAACTTGGAAGTAATACGTATGTCAATTCAACTCATGCAACTTCTGGTGATTGTATTACTTGCCATATGGCAGAAGGGGATTTTGAAATTGGTGGGCATACCAATCATGTAAGTACAGGTGAATGGGGTGATGACAAGGTAGTAAATAGTGCCGGATGTGTTGCTTGTCATGAGGACATGACTTCTGATGCACTTATGACTGACTATGTAGAGTCGGCTCGTAATAGTAATATGGTGCTTTTAGAAGAATTGCATGACAAATTATTTGAACTAAAATATATTGATGCTTCAGGTTATGTTTTAGGTAATGACGGAGTAAACAGAGCGAGTAGTTCAAATCCACTTACTGTATCTCACGAAATAGCCGGTGCGATTTATAACTACAAATTTGTAGAGGAAGATCTTAGTATGATGATTCACAATCCTAAGTATGCCAGAATGTTGGTGAATGAATCATTAGCCGTTCTACAATAAAAATATCACTGATTTTCAGATGTTAATCAAGGTTGGCATCTGAAAATTTAGGTAAAGTTATTCATATGAATATAATGAAAGCAATCAAGATATTTGGTGTGTTGTTTATCTTAGGTGTTTTGAGCAGTTGTGAATACAACTTCATTACCCCAGATACAGGTGCACCCGTCGATCCAGATGAAACGGTAAGTTTTTCTGAACAGATAGAGCCAATTTGGTCTTCTCAAGGTTGTACAAGTTGCCATCCAAGTACTGCAGGTCTGGATTTAAGGGTAGGATATGCCTATCAGTCTTTACAATCAGGAGGCAGAATTGACACAGATAATCCCACTGAAAGCTTAATCTTAACGATGCCTGGATCATCAGGGGTACATTCAGATAAGGACTATGTAAGTAATCAGCGCGAGTTGATAAAAGTGTGGATTCAACAAGGAGCACAAGATAACTAAAACCTGTACAGTATGAAGAAATATATATTAACATTGGTTTTAGCTCTACTTTCAGGTAGTGTTTTGTTTGCTCAGGAAGAAGCTGAAACAGAAAAGAAAGTTGATAAACCGGTTCGTTCCCCATGGGAATCCGGAACTCTGATTAGTCATCAAACCAGTGTTACCCAGTATGCAAAAACATTGGAGATGGTAATAAGTCATCGTTTTGGTCCAATGGAAAACGGAATAAGCGATGTGTATGGTATTATGGCTCCTGGAGCAAACATTCGCCTGGGACTTAACTATACCATAATTGATAAATTAAGCGTTGGATTCGGTACGAATAGTCAAAAGAAATACCAGGATTTTCAAGCCAAGTATACTCTTTTTGAGCAGACGCGAGAAAATACCATTCCTGTAAGTGTAACTCTTTATGGTAATGCTGCAATAAATGCTCAGCATGAATCGGTATTTGGAACAAACTATGAGTTTTTCGATCGTATGTCCTATTTTTCAGAATTAATTGTTGGTCGTAAAATAAACGATTGGCTATCATTGCAGGCGAGTGTGAATTTTACTCATTTCAATGCAGTAGACAGTCTGATGGACCATGATAAAATGGGCATTGGTTTTGGTGGACGTATCAAGTTCAGTCCTCAATCGTCACTTACGTTTGAAGGAGGAATTCCACTTCAGATTGAAAGTATGTCTGAACATACCGAATTCTACTATAATCACAAGATGCATTTTTCTGTAGGTTATGAGGTTTCAACCAGTACACATGCCTTTCAGATATTTATATCAAATGGTGTAGGCATATTACCTCAGGAACTTTACATGTATAATGATACTGATTGGGATACGAAAAGTATTCGCTTTGGATTTAATATCACCCGATTGTGGAATTTTTAAAAGTTTGTAAAAATTAAAACAATACAATATGAAAAGAGCTAAGATTTTTACTGGAAGTTTGATAGTGTTGTTTGCCCTGTTGTTGATGTCTTTTGGGCAGGAAAAAAAGCCTTGGGATGTGCCTGATAAGTATAAGGCAATGAAAAATCCAAATGCTGCCGATGATGCTGATGCTTTAAAATTAGGAAAGATGACATATGCAAAGCATTGCAAATCTTGTCATGGTAATTTTGGACAAGGTGATGGACCAAAAGCCAGAAGCATTGATGCTGATCTTGGGGACTTTACTTCAGCTGAATTTAAAGCTTTGAAAGATGGAGTCATTTATTATATGTCAATCGTTGGCAGAGATGATATGCCAAATTTTGAAAAGAAAATTACAGATGAAGAAGAACGTTGGGCTGTAATAACGTATATCAAAAGTCTTAAAAAATAGGTAATATAAAATACAAAATTTCTGCCCGCTTGAAGAGTCATACTTCTTGTTGGGCAGTTTTTATATAAGCGATATTCTAAATTAATGAGTATGGGGAAAATATATAAAACCAGTTGTTTTCTTTTTGTATTGCTAACTTTTAGTTTTTATGGTAATGCACAGCAGAATCAACAATGTCTGAAATGTCATGGGCAGGTTTTTTATCAATACGATAATGAGTGGACTGGTAAGGTTGATAAGCGACCCATGAATCCATTCTATTATATCGATAGTGTTAAAATGCATGTTTCTGTACATAAGGAATTTTCATGTACTGATTGTCACAGTCCCGATTATGAAACATTTCCACATTCAGGGGAGCTGAGGATGGAAGAGAAATATGCATGTATTGATTGTCATGGTGGTGATGAACACTTTGCTAAATACAATTTTGAAGGTATTGAGCAGGCATTTATGGAGAGTGTTCATTTTAAAGCCAATGATGATAAGTTCAATTGTTGGATGTGTCATGATCCACATGGATATCAACTGGCATTAAGAGGACAAGAAAGTATAAAAGATGTGGTTTCGTTAAGTAACCAAATGTGTCTTGACTGTCATACGAATAAGTTTAAGTTTGGGTTGATCAGTGATGAGATGCCGAAAGATATTGCAGAAACACATATCTGGTTGCCAAATCAGCCAAACCATTTTGAAAATGTTCGTTGTATTGACTGCCATACTCAGGTTCAAAGTGATTTACTGGTATCACATAAGATTTTACCAAAAGAAGAAGCTTTAAATAATTGTGTGAAGTGTCATAGTGCCAATTCTGTGTTGATGGAATCATTATATTCTCACAGGGTTAAAGAAAGCCGTGAAGAAAGTGGTTTTATTAATGCAGCTATTCTTAATGAAGGTTATATGATTGGTGCCAATCGCAATCTGGCCTTGAATTATGTTAGTGTAATTCTTTTTGGGATGTTGTTGATAGGTCTGTTGATCCATTTTATTCTTCGTTTAACAATCAAAAACAAGAAGTGATATGAGCGAAAAGTTATTTTTATATCCAACGTGGTTAAGAGTTTGGCATGCACTGAATGCAATTTTCTTTTTGGTTCTTTTGGTTACAGGTATTAGTATGCAATATTCCAATCCGAACTGGATTCTGGTCCCCTTTGATGTTGCGGTTGCAAGTCATAATGTTTCCGGAATAATAATCTTGATTTCGTACTTGTTTTATCTGTTTTTCTTTTTTACAACCAGTAACAGGCGCCATTATACTATAGTATTTAAAGAATTAGGTAAAAGACTGGCAATTCAGATTAGATATTATGTTTTTGGTGTATTTAAAAATGAAGAAGCTCCTTATCCTACTTCCTGGAATATGAAGTTTAATCCTTTGCAACAGATAACATATGTAGGAGTTATGTTTGTTCTTTATCCTGTTTTAATTATTACTGGTATAGCTTTGTTATTTCCCGAATTAATTATTGATAACTTCTTTGGGATAGGTGGTACCTTATTAACAGCTTTGTTGCATGCATCAACCGGTTTTCTTGTAAGTATGTTTTTGATTATTCATTTGTACTTTGCTACCATGGGTGCAACTTTTTTTGCTAACTTTAAAAGTATAATAACTGGATATCACGAAGTTCATTAATATGATTTTATATGGAGAAAAATAAAAAGGGAACCTTATGGTTTTCCGGTATACTTATCACCCTGTTGCTTTTAGCAATGGGGTTCTTATTTGATTCGGTTTTAGGACAATTTACCCTGTTTAAACCATTGTGGCCTCAGAATTTGTATTTCTTTCTGGTGCTCCTTATAATTGGAATGGGCATTGGTGTTATAACCGATAAATTATTCATTAAGCAGCTGGCGTCTTTTGGTGCTTTGTTACCATCTGTTCTGGTGTCGCTGATTATCGGAGGTGCCTTAATTTTTGATCCGCTGAGTAATAAAATACCTTATCTTTCTTATCTGACAGGACTTCCTGCCTTTTTGCTTTTGATGTATTTAGTGCTTGTTTCTGGTATTTTAATAACAATTCTTTTTAAGAAATATCAAGGCTTTAATAAAATGATAGCCATCTTGCCTTTGCTTGGGTATCTTGTATTTGTTTTGGCAACGATAGCCGGACAGAATGATTATTACCACATGAATATGGTGATAGGTAAAGATCGGGCAATATTTGAAGGAAAGAATCATGATGGACGAATACTTCGGACTCCATTTGCTTTAAAGCTTCTTAATCTTGAATTACCAAATAAGGAATTAGAATTTGCTCTCAGAGAAAATAATCCCGAAGGAGTGAATGTATTAGAATCGACACCCTTTCTGCAATCCGGATCAGTGGCTTTAGGTAATTTGGCTGTTGAGGTTGATGCCTATTTGCCAAAAGCAACTGGATCGGTAGATGGATTTGAAGCCAAGGATACTTCAATAAGTGTTCAAGCTGTTCAAATTAAAATTTCCAATGTTGATGGAACTTTAGTAAATGAAGGATGGATGAGCACTGGTAGTTCCGGAATAATGCCATTGTCATTAGATGTAGATGAAAACGTAAAAGTGTCGCTGCTTTATAGTGAGAAACAGAGTTATTTTGCCCAAATACGTGTTTTTGATACTGTTTCGAAGTATGAAGATCATTCTTTAAGTCCTTCTCAGTATCATAGTTTTAAAGGGTGGAAAATTTCTGTTGATGGTTTTGACCCTCGTTTTGGTGAGGATTCAGCCATGGTTGAGATGGATTTAGTTTTCGACAGATGGGTTGAGACTAAATACATTGGACTGGCCTTATTGTTGTTGGGATTATTGGGTTTGTTAAAACTGAAAAAATAAGCGAATAGTTTTATTAATTTTTGCAACATTATCATAGAATTGCTTTGATCTTGTTCTTGTTTTATGAACTATTAACCATTGAATTTCCAATATTGCGATTAACTTTTGGTTTTGCCTCATTCAAATTACTAACTTTGCAGGTCGTTATTTCATAAATCCAAAATCTGCATAACGATATTTAATTGCCGTGAGGCATCTTAAAAATTAAAACATGTCAGTAGCAAAGGAACGCCCTAGAAGAGTAACCACACATGTATTGAGTGAGTTAAAAATGAAAGGGGAAAAGATAGCCATGTTAACAGCCTATGACTACTCTTTGGCCCATATAGTTGATCGTGCTGGAATTGATGTAATATTGGTTGGAGATTCAGCCTCAAACGTAATGGCCGGATGGGAAACTACATTGCCGATCACGCTGGATCAGATGATTTATCATGGAGCTTCTGTAGTACGAGCCGTTGAACGTTCGTTAGTAGTGGTTGACCTTCCTTTCGGAACTTATCAGGGAAACTCTAAAGAAGCTTTAACTTCGTCTATCCGAATTATGAAGGAGACGGCAGCTGATGCCGTTAAGATAGAAGGAGGAAGTGAGATTATTGAATCAGTACAGCGCATTTTATCAGCTGGTATTCCGGTGATGGGTCACCTTGGATTAACTCCTCAGTCAATTCATAAATTTGGTACTTACGCAGTTCGTGCCCGTCAGGAAGAGGAAGCCAATAAGCTAATTGAGGATGCTCATTTATTACAGGAAGCAGGTTGTTTTGCCATTGTATTGGAAAAGATTCCGGCTGATTTGGCTGGTCGTGTTGCCGAAGAGCTTCATATTCCAATCATAGGTATTGGTGCTGGTAATAAAGTGGATGGCCAGGTGTTGGTTTTACATGATATGTTAGGTATTAATCAGGAGTTTTCACCTCGTTTCTTAAGACGTTACCATAATTTGTATGCCGAAATTACTGGAGCGGTGGGTAATTATATTGATGATGTGAAGAGTGTGGATTTTCCTAACGAAAGAGAGCAATATTAATAAATTGATTGATGAGTAAACTCGATATTCTTTACGAAGATAACCATATCATAGCGGTTAATAAATCCGGATCTGATATTGTGCAGGGTGATAAAACCGGAGACCAGACACTAAGTGACAAGGTAAAGGAGTACATTAAAAAGAAATACGATAAACCCGGGGATGTATTCCTGGGAGTAGTACATCGTTTGGATCGTCCGGTGAGTGGAGTTGTTTTATTTGCCAGAACAACAAAAGCTTTAACACGTCTGAATAAGATGTTTCAGGATAAGGAAGTTAAAAAGACCTATTGGGCCATTGTAGGTGAATTACCAGAAGTGGATGAAGCTGAATTAAGACATTATATTCTGAAGAATTCAGAAAAAAATAAGTCATATGCTTTTCCTAAGATGAGGGCAGGTGCAAAAGAAGCTATTCTTAACTATCGCCTGGTTTCAGGCCTGAAAAATTATTACCTGTTGGAGGTGGACCTTCAAACAGGTCGTCATCATCAGATTCGCTGCCAGTTGGCAAAAATTGGTTGCCCCATCAAAGGTGATCTGAAATATGGGTTTAGTCGTTCCAATAAGGATGGAGGTATCTCGTTACATGCACGCAGAATATCATTTATTCATCCGGTTAAAAATGAGCCTGTTGAGATAGTTGCCAAAACACCTGATGATGAGCCTTTGTGGAAAGAATTTAAAAACGTAAACTAGCCTTACGGCTTTTTACGTTTTAATCCTTCACCTGTAAACGACAGGGGTAATAAAGCTGCTGAACTGTCAATCTTATATACCTCTGTAGCTCCAATCAATAGCGTATAAAATTCCTGCTTCATGCGTAACTCGGTTTCAAGTAATACCTGACGACACGATCCGCATGGAGCAATCGGATTTTTAATCACTCCGTCATCATTCATTGCAATTACTGCAATACCAACTACTGCAACATCAGGATAGCTCGAGTTTGCATAAAACATAGCAACCCGCTCGGCACATAACCCTGAAGGGTAGGCTGCGTTTTCCTGGTTATTTCCTTTAACAATTACTCCATTAGCCAATCTAATGGCTGCTCCAACATTAAAACTTGAGTAAGGAGCATATGCTTTCAGGCAAGCTTCTTTAGCAGCTTCAACCAGTTCCTGGTCGGCAACAGGTAATTCGGATTGAGATTCGAAAACTGTTATATTGGTGTTGATATTTATGTTCTTCATCTTGTGCAATTAGTATCTGACCTTAATTTGCAGTAAATGATCCAATTGTTTTTTAATCATTTGAAACAAAATTAGGAAAGGTTCAGAATAAGATTCATTAGGTTTGAGAAAATTTATGTTCTTCTTATACAAGTTTTATTTCATCTTTGCGTTTTCAAAATTACAATATTGTTTTTAAAGGCTAAACATTTGGTAGCAAAGCTAAATTTTTATCTTTGTCCGAAGCCAAGCCATGTAATTTAATTAAAGTTTAGCAAATGACTCGTATAGCCGTTTTATTTTTAGCCGTTTTATCTATTAATTTCTTTTCAGTACAAGCTCAGTCAGAACGAAAATACACTACTGCCGACTATATTGAGTTGTACAAGGATCTGGCTGTAAAAGAAATGAAACGAACCCGAATACCTGCAAGTATTACCATGGCTCAAGGTATTCTCGAATCGGGTAATGGCAATAGTACACTAGCTCGTAAATCAAACAATCATTTTGGTATTAAGTGTCATAGCGACTGGAATGGGCAGAAGGTGTATCACGATGATGATCGCAGAA contains:
- the panB gene encoding 3-methyl-2-oxobutanoate hydroxymethyltransferase, with protein sequence MSVAKERPRRVTTHVLSELKMKGEKIAMLTAYDYSLAHIVDRAGIDVILVGDSASNVMAGWETTLPITLDQMIYHGASVVRAVERSLVVVDLPFGTYQGNSKEALTSSIRIMKETAADAVKIEGGSEIIESVQRILSAGIPVMGHLGLTPQSIHKFGTYAVRARQEEEANKLIEDAHLLQEAGCFAIVLEKIPADLAGRVAEELHIPIIGIGAGNKVDGQVLVLHDMLGINQEFSPRFLRRYHNLYAEITGAVGNYIDDVKSVDFPNEREQY
- a CDS encoding ammonia-forming cytochrome c nitrite reductase subunit c552, giving the protein MKELKKLMYLFIAVLAALTISCTKEGPAGADGENGENGMDGSNGTAGCVQCHVNNENMVLKGAMWEHSGHAEGTSWVRGTSSSCAQCHSSQGFQEYVLTGTVENAPSMPLPANCYTCHQIHETYTSEDWTLRNHTGVDFIQGGLNYEANNANANTCITCHQSRPVDTIDPSSSDLYTITSYRFGPHHGPQGNMIAGAGISGAVELGSNTYVNSTHATSGDCITCHMAEGDFEIGGHTNHVSTGEWGDDKVVNSAGCVACHEDMTSDALMTDYVESARNSNMVLLEELHDKLFELKYIDASGYVLGNDGVNRASSSNPLTVSHEIAGAIYNYKFVEEDLSMMIHNPKYARMLVNESLAVLQ
- a CDS encoding cytochrome c3 family protein, translated to MGKIYKTSCFLFVLLTFSFYGNAQQNQQCLKCHGQVFYQYDNEWTGKVDKRPMNPFYYIDSVKMHVSVHKEFSCTDCHSPDYETFPHSGELRMEEKYACIDCHGGDEHFAKYNFEGIEQAFMESVHFKANDDKFNCWMCHDPHGYQLALRGQESIKDVVSLSNQMCLDCHTNKFKFGLISDEMPKDIAETHIWLPNQPNHFENVRCIDCHTQVQSDLLVSHKILPKEEALNNCVKCHSANSVLMESLYSHRVKESREESGFINAAILNEGYMIGANRNLALNYVSVILFGMLLIGLLIHFILRLTIKNKK
- a CDS encoding cytidine deaminase; its protein translation is MKNININTNITVFESQSELPVADQELVEAAKEACLKAYAPYSSFNVGAAIRLANGVIVKGNNQENAAYPSGLCAERVAMFYANSSYPDVAVVGIAVIAMNDDGVIKNPIAPCGSCRQVLLETELRMKQEFYTLLIGATEVYKIDSSAALLPLSFTGEGLKRKKP
- a CDS encoding RluA family pseudouridine synthase, yielding MSKLDILYEDNHIIAVNKSGSDIVQGDKTGDQTLSDKVKEYIKKKYDKPGDVFLGVVHRLDRPVSGVVLFARTTKALTRLNKMFQDKEVKKTYWAIVGELPEVDEAELRHYILKNSEKNKSYAFPKMRAGAKEAILNYRLVSGLKNYYLLEVDLQTGRHHQIRCQLAKIGCPIKGDLKYGFSRSNKDGGISLHARRISFIHPVKNEPVEIVAKTPDDEPLWKEFKNVN
- a CDS encoding cytochrome b/b6 domain-containing protein codes for the protein MSEKLFLYPTWLRVWHALNAIFFLVLLVTGISMQYSNPNWILVPFDVAVASHNVSGIIILISYLFYLFFFFTTSNRRHYTIVFKELGKRLAIQIRYYVFGVFKNEEAPYPTSWNMKFNPLQQITYVGVMFVLYPVLIITGIALLFPELIIDNFFGIGGTLLTALLHASTGFLVSMFLIIHLYFATMGATFFANFKSIITGYHEVH
- a CDS encoding c-type cytochrome, yielding MKRAKIFTGSLIVLFALLLMSFGQEKKPWDVPDKYKAMKNPNAADDADALKLGKMTYAKHCKSCHGNFGQGDGPKARSIDADLGDFTSAEFKALKDGVIYYMSIVGRDDMPNFEKKITDEEERWAVITYIKSLKK
- a CDS encoding DUF5777 family beta-barrel protein yields the protein MKKYILTLVLALLSGSVLFAQEEAETEKKVDKPVRSPWESGTLISHQTSVTQYAKTLEMVISHRFGPMENGISDVYGIMAPGANIRLGLNYTIIDKLSVGFGTNSQKKYQDFQAKYTLFEQTRENTIPVSVTLYGNAAINAQHESVFGTNYEFFDRMSYFSELIVGRKINDWLSLQASVNFTHFNAVDSLMDHDKMGIGFGGRIKFSPQSSLTFEGGIPLQIESMSEHTEFYYNHKMHFSVGYEVSTSTHAFQIFISNGVGILPQELYMYNDTDWDTKSIRFGFNITRLWNF